The genomic segment TGCTTTCAAAGACAGATCCCTCCAATCCATTCTTTGTGTTTTAGAAGTTCATATATGGCTACATGACTCTTGTTAAACCCCCGAAACAAGCATTGTGATTGGTTTATTAGGGCCCCTGACTTCGTTTCTATGATTCACTCTCATCTCCCACCCACCCTGTACTTTCCAGCCACTCCAGACTCCCTGAAGGTTTGTGCACTGAGCTATGCTATTTCATGCCTCTCTATCTTTGCACATGCCGTTCCTCCCTGGCTGAaacctttcctcccttccttatcGTACCCAGTTCAGGCAGCACCTCCTTGAGGAAGCCCACCTGGGTCTGTAGGTAACCATGGCCTGAGAGACAGTGAGTGAGTGGGGCAGCCCCACACTCACACCCTGACCCACACTGAGCCTTCGTCTGCTTCTCTTTGGACTGTTTTCAGGACCCACCTCACTTGAGCCCAGGGCTTTGCAGGAGTCTCTAGTGTTACAGAGAAGCTGAGGGCCCCACTGTGACAAGACTTGTTTTCCCACAGCTGCCGAACCCTTCATCCCCTCCCATGGAGACCCAGCTCGGGCCACAGGGTGTGACAGGCACATGGCCATCCACAGCCGGTTAGACGTCCTGGAGGAGGTAATGAGGGTGACCTGGGAGGACATCCAGCTTCAGGACCACCTGCCAGGCGGGTGGCTTTGCAGGGTTCAGGTCAATCTTGCTATGGAAAATTGAGGAAATCCAGGCCAGTCCTGCTCCCTGGCCACCATGTTCAGCATCTCCCTGCCTGACCTGGGCTGTGAGGCCAACCAGCCGCCAACAGACTCTACCTCCCCTTAGTCCCAGCCGGAGATCTCTGTGTAATCACTCACAATAGGGGGAAATTCAGTCACTGTGTTTTTTATACAACCATGGTTTGTAACCTGGCGTCCataaacttgtgtgtgtgtgggggaaacTGCACTTTATTTTCACAAGACTTTAACTGCAATTTAGCATTCTCATTCATTATAAATATAGTCAACAAACTATAGTAGTATTAACCTATGACTTTGTCATCAGTACAAATCAGATAATTTCACCCTATTATAGTTGTTGGGAATATCTCAACATATGATTTTATTCCAATCAGTATGTCAAAATTTCAGTAGTTGTCAGACCTGGTGTTACTTATGTAAgttaataaatatacatttttatatcaaaatttaattttaatatgttgATATCTTAATACAGTTGATGTCCTTGGAAatcctatgttttattttttttcaatgaaagcTTTTTTCTGATAGGAGGTCTGTAGGTTTCACCAGAGTGCTAACAGGGTTCATTCATGAAAACAGTTAAGAACTctaaataataaattttgaaatccccaaaCTGTCATTTGGCAGAATGGCCACCAGAGGGCAGGGCAACAAAAAGAATGTGAACTCCCAGTGGTGAAGTCCTGAAACGCTGGGCTGAAAAATGAATCCCAGGGTCCCTCCATTTCACGCAAACCAGTTACTAAGTGGTGAAGCTGCTCAGTGTCAGAGCGAGGGGTGGCCTTAAAGAGTGAGCCTTTAGGATTTTGTCATCTGGGAAATAGAGGCAGGCGGGGCAGGTGGGGCAGCCTGAGCAGGGAGGACCCAGCTCCCCTGGCACCCAGTTCTCTCCCCACTGCACCCCACTGGGCTGGACTACCAGGTGCTCCCCAGGATGTGGCTGACTAAGCAGGACCTGGCACTTTGTCTTCTACtcacctctcccctgcccccatctcTTCTTGCTCTAGACAGTGGAGAAGACGGTGGAGCACCTGGAGGCAGAAGTAAAAGGCCTGCTGGGTCAGCTGGAGGAACTGGCCTGGAACTTGCCCCCAGGGCCCTTCAGCCCGATCCCCGACCTCCTAGGAGACGGAGACGGTGAGCAGCTCGGGTGCAGAGAAGGCAGCCTCGGGGGCTGGGCAGCAGGGTGGGGACGGCTGCCCCACCCCATGGTGTAGCCTGGACAAGCCGAGGAGGCTCCTCCTCGGACAGATGTGGGAGGCATCACCCCCACTCACCCCAGGCgttctctgcccccacccccagggttgCTGCAGCTCAGCATCCGGTCAGGGGACCTTGTCGGATCAGTTCCCCTCTCAGCAACGCCCTGACTCAGAgcagctgcctccttccctggccaTTTACACAcctttcctcccctttccctctcctctgccACCACCAGACCCTCTAGGGGAAGACCGGCATCCCTCTGATTGGCAGTGTCTCCTGGCACAGGAGTCCCCAGGGGACTGGGCTGGAAGGGCAGGAGCCTTCAGCACCCATGTTTGCTGACTCCGAGGCCGCCCCCTTTCTTTCAGATCACTTTTGAGCACCAGCCACTGGCAGTGATACAGCAACTCTCCTCTGAGAACAGAGCCTTGTGTTCTGGCCTGCCTTCCTCAGCTTTGTGCAAAATAAAAACTACTCCTTTGGTCCCCTCTGTGTCTGCTGACCGTGACCCTTGCAGCCACACCCACTTCTCCATCTGCTGTCATGCCCTGAGACTCACACCCCCTGCAGGCTCAGACTTCGGAGCCCCAGTGGGTCTGGGCTTCTGCCCTCCTTATTTATAGGGACGGACAGGGCAGGAGTAGGTTCA from the Vicugna pacos chromosome 11, VicPac4, whole genome shotgun sequence genome contains:
- the PLAC9 gene encoding placenta-specific protein 9 isoform X1, which encodes MRPLLCALAGLALLRAAGAFAAAEPFIPSHGDPARATGCDRHMAIHSRLDVLEETVEKTVEHLEAEVKGLLGQLEELAWNLPPGPFSPIPDLLGDGDGLLQLSIRSGDLVGSVPLSATP
- the PLAC9 gene encoding placenta-specific protein 9 isoform X2 yields the protein MRPLLCALAGLALLRAAGAFAAAEPFIPSHGDPARATGCDRHMAIHSRLDVLEETVEKTVEHLEAEVKGLLGQLEELAWNLPPGPFSPIPDLLGDGDDHF